In Leptospirillum ferriphilum, the genomic window TGAAAAGCAGTTTGGCAAGGGTTCGATCATGCGTCTGGGAAAGGATCAGGTGCCACAGATCGTACCGGTTATTCCTTCCGGGTCCCTGGCTCTGGATATTGCCTTGGGAATTGGGGGCTATCCCCGGGGAAGAGTTGTTGAACTCTATGGTCCAGAATCCTCCGGAAAAACGACCCTGGCCCTCCATGCGATCAGCGAGGTCCATAAGGCCGGCGGTGTGGCAGCGTTTATTGACGCAGAACATGCCCTTGATGTGACCTATGCAAAACGTCTAGGCGTACGGACGGAAGATCTTCTGATTGCCCAGCCGGATACAGGGGAGCAAGCTCTCGAAATCACGGAAACTCTTGTCCGGTCCGGGAGTATTGATCTGATTGTCGTGGACTCGGTGGCTGCTCTCGTTCCCCGAGCCGAACTTGAAGGGGAAATGGGGGATGCTCATGTGGGTTTGCAGGCCAGGTTGATGAGCCAGGCGCTTCGGAAGCTGACCTCTGCCATTTCCAAGTCGAATACCACTGTCCTTTTTATCAATCAGATCCGGATGAAGATCGGGGTCATGTTTGGTAATCCGGAAACGACGACGGGTGGGAATGCTCTCAAGTTTTACGCGTCTGTCCGGATGGACATCCGTCGTATCGAATCTATCAAGGAAGGTGATCAGGTTCTGGGAAACAGGATCCGGGTCAAGGTCGTCAAAAACAAGATGGCTCCACCGTTCCGGCAGGCGGAGTTTGACATCTCTTTCAACGAAGGGATTTCGACCGTCGGGGAACTGATCGACCTTGGTGTCGACAACGGAATTCTGGAAAAATCGGGTGCCTGGTATTCGATGGGAAGCGAACGACTTGGACAGGGTAAGGAAGCGGTCAAGCTCTATCTCAAGAATCATCCGGATGCTTTCAAAAAGATTGAGCAGGAAATCCGTTCCAAGATTCGCCCTGCATCTTTGCCACCTGAACCCTCAGCGTCTGCTCCGCCTTCTTCCCGGAAAGGGAAGGAAGCGTCAGCTTCGTCCGGGGAATAAGAGTCGAGAGGGACGAAAAAGGGTCTATGAAAAAAGGCTTTTTCATCCGCTTTGAGTTCAAAACACTGTCCGGAGATTGAATGAATTCCTGGGAATTGAGACAAAAATTCCTGCTGTACTTCAATGGCAGCGGTCATGACGTTGTACCTTCGGCATCCCTGATTCCTGCGGGGGACCCCACTCTGCTGTTTACGAATGCAGGAATGGTTCCTTTTAAGGATATTTTCCTCGGTGCCGAAAAAACCACACGGAAAAGGGCAGTCTCCATCCAGAAGTGTGTGCGGGCCGGAGGGAAACACAACGATCTGGACCGGGTGGGATTTACCCGGCGTCATCACACATTTTTTGAAATGATGGGAAATTTTTCCTTTGGGGACTACTTTAAAAAGGAAGCGATTTCGTTTGCCTGGACCTTTTTGACAAAAGAGTTGGGGATGGATCGCCGTCTTCTCTGGGTCACTGTCTACAGGGAAGACGATGAAGCGGAAAGACTCTGGCGGGAGGTAACGGATGTCCTTCCGGACAGAATTGTCCGTCTGGGAGAAAAAGACAACTTTTGGCAGATGGGAGATACGGGACCCTGTGGTCCATGCTCGGAAATCCTCGTCGATCAGGGAGAGAGATTCTCCTGCGGGTCTCCGGATTGCAAAGTCGGATGCGACTGTGACCGGTATCTTGAAATCTGGAATTTGGTGTTTATGCAATACGACAGGAATTCGGAAGGGGTCTTAAGCCCATTGCCGCGACCCTCGATCGATACCGGAATGGGGCTTGAGCGTCTGAGCGCGGTTATCCAGAAAAAAGACAGCAATTACGAGACGGATTTATTCATGCCGCTCATTCGAACGATCGAGACCTATTCCCGAGTTCCTTACGGTGCAGGGGAAGGAAGTCTTGATCATGCCTACCGGGTCATGGCGGATCATCTCCGGTCTTCGGTTTTTTTGCTTCACGAAGGGATTGCTCCTTCCAATGAAGGAAGAGGACATGTTTTGCGGAGAATCATCCGACGGGCGCTTCTGTTCGGACGAGAACTGGGGTTGC contains:
- the recA gene encoding recombinase RecA produces the protein MAEERDQARQKSLDLALSQIEKQFGKGSIMRLGKDQVPQIVPVIPSGSLALDIALGIGGYPRGRVVELYGPESSGKTTLALHAISEVHKAGGVAAFIDAEHALDVTYAKRLGVRTEDLLIAQPDTGEQALEITETLVRSGSIDLIVVDSVAALVPRAELEGEMGDAHVGLQARLMSQALRKLTSAISKSNTTVLFINQIRMKIGVMFGNPETTTGGNALKFYASVRMDIRRIESIKEGDQVLGNRIRVKVVKNKMAPPFRQAEFDISFNEGISTVGELIDLGVDNGILEKSGAWYSMGSERLGQGKEAVKLYLKNHPDAFKKIEQEIRSKIRPASLPPEPSASAPPSSRKGKEASASSGE